In a single window of the Osmerus eperlanus chromosome 2, fOsmEpe2.1, whole genome shotgun sequence genome:
- the card11 gene encoding caspase recruitment domain-containing protein 11 isoform X3: MENGMEAGSAGEDVEAQWERVESNRYILSRYISPGKLTPYLRQCKVLDEQDEDEVLNSLLLVSKVNRTGRLLDILHTKGERGYVVFLESLEFYYPDLYKLVTGKDPTRRFSTIVVEEGHEGLTQFLMNEVIKLQQQAKAKDVQRVDLIGKQRTLEDDYKKLNLANQELQAFQQRYNKMKEERNNYNDELLRVKEENYKLAMRYATLSEDKNMAVMRSRDLQLEIDQLKHRLNKVEEECKMERRQSLKLKNDIENRPKKEQIFELERENEVLKIKVQELQSIIQPGPLPASDKAILDILEHDRQEALEDRQYLVNRLYNLQEEVRQAEELRDKYLEEKEDLELKNSTLQKDCEMYRNRMNTITIQLEEVEKERDQAFRSRDEAQHQFSQCLMDKDKYRKHIRELEEKSDELHIEIVRKEAKIVTLESRLRRLSKDNTLTLDQSLPRDTRPPVLDEGPRPQGHSEASSDESPESFFQQTESRLKRRLNLKGGLNRVKSPVSALKAPDLQQSSEGNAGAVTGGDGDSPVQGVASTNTFPALVTGSPSQAFPSSPTYLPSPSPSPSPCPCPSPSPSSLPAMLRYRNDSMMSIVAEPPGTASMVRRTREEEHDFRPRSFSHYDFEDDNADNEFDEEVTHGPPSIHSSSSSHQSEGMDSYDLEQVNNIFRKLSLDRPFRPSLSSLSRTSSSLKPVQELSLPGDHVLNDITLVGGNDSGIFVSSVQSGSRAEKAGLREGHHLLLLEGCIRGENQSISLDTCTKEEAHWTLQRCSGSMQLHYRVNYDGYWQLQNDISEGTVVSGDSFYIRFNLNVSGQSEGCSLSVLCDEVLHVVDTMHQGHSEWLCARVDPYTGTDLPEGGTIPCYSRAQQLLLVKIQKLVCRSGKEDSEIQRNIRTSLLPEEPSPSQDTKSSPRLSRAGLFITQIIQFVSRVDNKYKRMNSSERVRIVNSGNATLPRPGFETLRPEDLGDPESDVSRSLSLVPYSLVTPQHVQRRRPVLFSPSTLAKTLIQKILNMGGAMDFNICKPDTLTREGFLRKQSVEPIIHSREKQANMYECITPENIEAVASKGKHCLFEADLSCVKDLLRREIYPIIIYIKICEKNIRRLRKLPLRVESEEDFVRVCRSKEKELERVPCLYASVEPEAWAGPEDLLRIIKDRILEEQRKTVWVEQDLL, translated from the exons ATGGAGAACGGCATGGAGGCGGGCAGCGCGGGGGAGGATGTGGAGGCGCAGTGGGAGCGGGTGGAGAGTAACCGCTACATCCTGAGCCGCTACATCTCCCCAGGGAAGCTGACGCCGTACCTGCGCCAGTGCAAGGTCCTGGACGAGCAGGACGAGGACGAGGTGCTGAACTCTCTGCTGCTGGTCAGCAAGGTCAACCGCacag gtcgtCTGCTGGACATCCTCCACACTAAAGGTGAGCGTGGCTACGTGGTCTTCCTGGAGAGTCTGGAGTTCTACTACCCTGACCTGTACAAGCTGGTCACCGGCAAAGACCCAACACGTCGCTTCTCTACCATCGTAG TGGAGGAGGGCCATGAGGGCTTGACTCAGTTCCTGATGAACGAGGTGATCAAGCTGCAGCAGCAGGCCAAGGCTAAAGACGTGCAGCGCGTCGACCTGATCGGAAAACAGCGCACCCTGGAGGACGACTACAAAAAGCTCAATCTGGCCAACCAGGAACTGCAGGCATTCCAGCAGA GATACAACAagatgaaggaagagaggaacaacTACAACGACGAGCTGCTGCGGGTGAAGGAAGAGAACTACAagctggccatgaggtacgccACACTCAGCGAGGATAAGAACATGGCTGTAATGAGGAGCAGAGACCTGCAGCTggag attGATCAGCTGAAGCACAGGCTGAACAAGGTGGAAGAGGAGTGTAAGATGGAGCGACGGCAGAGTCTCAAACTGAAGAATGACATCGAGAATCGGCCCAAGAAAGAACAGATCTTTGAGCTGGAGCGGGAAAACGAGGTCCTGAAGATCAAAGTTCAGGAGCTACAGTCCATCATACAG ccAGGGCCTTTGCCTGCTTCCGACAAGGCGATCCTGGACATTCTGGAGCACGACAGACAGGAGGCGCTGGAGGACCGACAGTACCTGGTGAACCGCCTCTACAACCTCCAAGAAGAAGTCAGGCAGGCGGAGGAACTGAGGGACAAG tatctggaggagaaggaggatctTGAACTTAAGAATTCAACGCTACAGAAAGATTGTGAGATGTACCGTAACCGCATGAACACCATCACCAtccagctggaggaggtggagaaggagagggatcag gcCTTCCGGTCCCGGGATGAGGCCCAGCACCAGTTCTCCCAGTGTCTGATGGACAAGGATAAGTACCGGAAGCATATccgagagctggaggagaagagtgaCGAGCTGCACATCGAGATTGTACGCAAGGAGGCCAAGATCGTCACTCTGGAGTCCCGCCTGAGGCGCCTGTCCAAAGACAATACACTGACTCTAGATCAg AGTCTTCCGAGGGACACCCGCCCGCCCGTCCTGGACGAGGGGCCCAGGCCGCAGGGTCACTCTGAGGCCTCCAGCGACGAGTCTCCTGAGAGCTTCTTCCAGCAGACAGAGAGTCGCCTCAAACGCAGACTCAACCTGAAAGGAGGGCTG AACAGGGTCAAGTCTCCAGTCTCTGCCCTGAAGGCCCCGGACCTTCAGCAGAGCTCTGAGGGAAACGCTGGAGCAG TAACAGGCGGAGATGGAGATTCGCCCGTCCAGGGGGTTGCAAGCACGAACACCTTCCCCGCCCTGGTCACCGGCTCCCCCTCACaagccttcccctcctcccccacctacctgccctccccctccccctctccctccccctgcccctgcccctccccctccccctcctctcttcctgccatG CTGCGTTACCGTAACGACAGCATGATGTCCATCGTTGCCGAGCCACCAGGAACCGCATCAATGGTCCGCAGAACACGGGAAGAGGAACATGACTTCAGACCTCGCAG tTTCAGCCACTATGATTTTGAGGACGACAACGCGGACAACGAGTTTG atGAGGAGGTGACACACggccccccctccatccactcctcctcctcctcacaccagtCTGAGGGGATGGACTCCTACGACCTGGAACAGGTCAACAACATCTTCAGGAAGCTCTCTCTGGAtag gcCCTtccgtccttctctctcctctctctccaggacaaGCTCATCACTGAAGCCGGTACAGGAGCTCTCGTTGCCAGGAGACCATGTGCTGAATGACATCACACTGGTGGGCGGGAACGACAGTGGAATCTTTGTGTCGTCTGTCCAATCAGGGTCCAGAGCTGAAAAGGCGGGGCTACGTGAAGGCCACCATCTACTGCTG CTTGAGGGGTGTATCCGAGGGGAGAACCAGAGCATTTCATTGGACACCTGCACCAAGGAGGAAGCCCATTGGACGCTGCAACGTTGCAGTGGATCAATGCAGCTGCATTACAGAGTCAACTATGATG gtTACTGGCAGCTCCAGAATGACATCAGTGAGGGTACTGTCGTGTCTGGAGACTCATTCTACATCCGCTTTAACCTGAACGTGTCCGGCCAATCAGAGGGCTGCTCTCTGAGCGTGCTCTGTGACGAGGTTTTGCATGTGGTGGACACCATGCACCAGGGTCACAGTGAGTGGCTGTGTGCCAGAGTCGACCCCTACACCGGGACAGACCTGCCCGAGGGAGGAACCATCCCCTGTTACTCACG ggcccaGCAGCTACTCCTGGTCAAGATTCAGAAGTTGGTTTGTCGAAGCGGGAAAGAGGACAGCGAAATCCAGCGCAATATTAGG ACGTCCCTGCTGCCAGAAGAACCCAGCCCCTCCCAAGACACCAAGTCCAGCCCTCGCTTGTCCAGGGCCGGCCTGTTCATCACCCAGATaatacag tttgtcaGCAGAGTAGACAACAAGTACAAGCGTATGAACAGCAGTGAGCGTGTGAGGATTGTCAACTCAGGAAATGCAACCCTGCCTCGACCCGGGTTTGAGACTCTGCGACCGGAGG acctgGGGGACCCTGAGAGTGACGTGAGCCGGAGCCTGAGTCTGGTGCCGTACAGCCTGGTCACCCCGCAGCACGTGCAGAGGAGACGGCCCGTGCTGTTCAGCCCGAGCACCCTGGCCAAGACCCTCATCCAGAAGATACTGAACATGGGGGGAGCCATGGACTTCAACATCTGCAAACCAg ACACCCTGACCAGGGAAGGGTTCCTGAGGAAGCAGAGTGTTGAGCCCATCATCCACTCCAGAGAGAAACAGGCCAATATGTATGAGTGCATCACCCCAGAAAACATTGAGGCTGTTGCTTCAAAG GGTAAACACTGCCTGTTTGAAGCAGACCTCAGCTGTGTCAAAGACCTTCTGAGGAGAGAAATCTACCCCATCATCATCTACATTAAGATATGTGAGAAGAACATCAGAAGGCTACG GAAGCTGCCTCTGCGGGTGGAGTCGGAGGAAGACTTTGTGCGAGTGTGTCGGTCGAaggagaaggagctggagagagtccCCTGCCTGTATGCTAGTGTGGAGCCTGAGGCCTGGGCAGGGCCAGAGGACCTGCTCAGGATCATTAAAGACAGAATTctggaggaacagagaaagacTGTCTGGGTGGAACAGGATCTGCTgtag
- the card11 gene encoding caspase recruitment domain-containing protein 11 isoform X2: MENGMEAGSAGEDVEAQWERVESNRYILSRYISPGKLTPYLRQCKVLDEQDEDEVLNSLLLVSKVNRTGRLLDILHTKGERGYVVFLESLEFYYPDLYKLVTGKDPTRRFSTIVVEEGHEGLTQFLMNEVIKLQQQAKAKDVQRVDLIGKQRTLEDDYKKLNLANQELQAFQQRYNKMKEERNNYNDELLRVKEENYKLAMRYATLSEDKNMAVMRSRDLQLEIDQLKHRLNKVEEECKMERRQSLKLKNDIENRPKKEQIFELERENEVLKIKVQELQSIIQPGPLPASDKAILDILEHDRQEALEDRQYLVNRLYNLQEEVRQAEELRDKYLEEKEDLELKNSTLQKDCEMYRNRMNTITIQLEEVEKERDQAFRSRDEAQHQFSQCLMDKDKYRKHIRELEEKSDELHIEIVRKEAKIVTLESRLRRLSKDNTLTLDQSLPRDTRPPVLDEGPRPQGHSEASSDESPESFFQQTESRLKRRLNLKGGLNRVKSPVSALKAPDLQQSSEGNAGAGGDGDSPVQGVASTNTFPALVTGSPSQAFPSSPTYLPSPSPSPSPCPCPSPSPSSLPAMLRYRNDSMMSIVAEPPGTASMVRRTREEEHDFRPRSFSHYDFEDDNADNEFDEEVTHGPPSIHSSSSSHQSEGMDSYDLEQVNNIFRKLSLDRPFRPSLSSLSRTSSSLKPVQELSLPGDHVLNDITLVGGNDSGIFVSSVQSGSRAEKAGLREGHHLLLLEGCIRGENQSISLDTCTKEEAHWTLQRCSGSMQLHYRVNYDGMVVTTNPPASEPSSLQLIFHYPSSCLCVCMHACMCVCVCMRACVCVCVRPGYWQLQNDISEGTVVSGDSFYIRFNLNVSGQSEGCSLSVLCDEVLHVVDTMHQGHSEWLCARVDPYTGTDLPEGGTIPCYSRAQQLLLVKIQKLVCRSGKEDSEIQRNIRTSLLPEEPSPSQDTKSSPRLSRAGLFITQIIQFVSRVDNKYKRMNSSERVRIVNSGNATLPRPGFETLRPEDLGDPESDVSRSLSLVPYSLVTPQHVQRRRPVLFSPSTLAKTLIQKILNMGGAMDFNICKPDTLTREGFLRKQSVEPIIHSREKQANMYECITPENIEAVASKGKHCLFEADLSCVKDLLRREIYPIIIYIKICEKNIRRLRKLPLRVESEEDFVRVCRSKEKELERVPCLYASVEPEAWAGPEDLLRIIKDRILEEQRKTVWVEQDLL, translated from the exons ATGGAGAACGGCATGGAGGCGGGCAGCGCGGGGGAGGATGTGGAGGCGCAGTGGGAGCGGGTGGAGAGTAACCGCTACATCCTGAGCCGCTACATCTCCCCAGGGAAGCTGACGCCGTACCTGCGCCAGTGCAAGGTCCTGGACGAGCAGGACGAGGACGAGGTGCTGAACTCTCTGCTGCTGGTCAGCAAGGTCAACCGCacag gtcgtCTGCTGGACATCCTCCACACTAAAGGTGAGCGTGGCTACGTGGTCTTCCTGGAGAGTCTGGAGTTCTACTACCCTGACCTGTACAAGCTGGTCACCGGCAAAGACCCAACACGTCGCTTCTCTACCATCGTAG TGGAGGAGGGCCATGAGGGCTTGACTCAGTTCCTGATGAACGAGGTGATCAAGCTGCAGCAGCAGGCCAAGGCTAAAGACGTGCAGCGCGTCGACCTGATCGGAAAACAGCGCACCCTGGAGGACGACTACAAAAAGCTCAATCTGGCCAACCAGGAACTGCAGGCATTCCAGCAGA GATACAACAagatgaaggaagagaggaacaacTACAACGACGAGCTGCTGCGGGTGAAGGAAGAGAACTACAagctggccatgaggtacgccACACTCAGCGAGGATAAGAACATGGCTGTAATGAGGAGCAGAGACCTGCAGCTggag attGATCAGCTGAAGCACAGGCTGAACAAGGTGGAAGAGGAGTGTAAGATGGAGCGACGGCAGAGTCTCAAACTGAAGAATGACATCGAGAATCGGCCCAAGAAAGAACAGATCTTTGAGCTGGAGCGGGAAAACGAGGTCCTGAAGATCAAAGTTCAGGAGCTACAGTCCATCATACAG ccAGGGCCTTTGCCTGCTTCCGACAAGGCGATCCTGGACATTCTGGAGCACGACAGACAGGAGGCGCTGGAGGACCGACAGTACCTGGTGAACCGCCTCTACAACCTCCAAGAAGAAGTCAGGCAGGCGGAGGAACTGAGGGACAAG tatctggaggagaaggaggatctTGAACTTAAGAATTCAACGCTACAGAAAGATTGTGAGATGTACCGTAACCGCATGAACACCATCACCAtccagctggaggaggtggagaaggagagggatcag gcCTTCCGGTCCCGGGATGAGGCCCAGCACCAGTTCTCCCAGTGTCTGATGGACAAGGATAAGTACCGGAAGCATATccgagagctggaggagaagagtgaCGAGCTGCACATCGAGATTGTACGCAAGGAGGCCAAGATCGTCACTCTGGAGTCCCGCCTGAGGCGCCTGTCCAAAGACAATACACTGACTCTAGATCAg AGTCTTCCGAGGGACACCCGCCCGCCCGTCCTGGACGAGGGGCCCAGGCCGCAGGGTCACTCTGAGGCCTCCAGCGACGAGTCTCCTGAGAGCTTCTTCCAGCAGACAGAGAGTCGCCTCAAACGCAGACTCAACCTGAAAGGAGGGCTG AACAGGGTCAAGTCTCCAGTCTCTGCCCTGAAGGCCCCGGACCTTCAGCAGAGCTCTGAGGGAAACGCTGGAGCAG GCGGAGATGGAGATTCGCCCGTCCAGGGGGTTGCAAGCACGAACACCTTCCCCGCCCTGGTCACCGGCTCCCCCTCACaagccttcccctcctcccccacctacctgccctccccctccccctctccctccccctgcccctgcccctccccctccccctcctctcttcctgccatG CTGCGTTACCGTAACGACAGCATGATGTCCATCGTTGCCGAGCCACCAGGAACCGCATCAATGGTCCGCAGAACACGGGAAGAGGAACATGACTTCAGACCTCGCAG tTTCAGCCACTATGATTTTGAGGACGACAACGCGGACAACGAGTTTG atGAGGAGGTGACACACggccccccctccatccactcctcctcctcctcacaccagtCTGAGGGGATGGACTCCTACGACCTGGAACAGGTCAACAACATCTTCAGGAAGCTCTCTCTGGAtag gcCCTtccgtccttctctctcctctctctccaggacaaGCTCATCACTGAAGCCGGTACAGGAGCTCTCGTTGCCAGGAGACCATGTGCTGAATGACATCACACTGGTGGGCGGGAACGACAGTGGAATCTTTGTGTCGTCTGTCCAATCAGGGTCCAGAGCTGAAAAGGCGGGGCTACGTGAAGGCCACCATCTACTGCTG CTTGAGGGGTGTATCCGAGGGGAGAACCAGAGCATTTCATTGGACACCTGCACCAAGGAGGAAGCCCATTGGACGCTGCAACGTTGCAGTGGATCAATGCAGCTGCATTACAGAGTCAACTATGATGGTATGGTGGTCACCACTAACCCACCAGCCTCTGAACCATCATCCCTCCAGCTGATTTTCCATTATCCTagttcctgtttgtgtgtgtgcatgcatgcgtgcatgtgtgtgtgtgtttgcatgcgtgcatgtgtgtgtgtgtgtgtgcgtccaggtTACTGGCAGCTCCAGAATGACATCAGTGAGGGTACTGTCGTGTCTGGAGACTCATTCTACATCCGCTTTAACCTGAACGTGTCCGGCCAATCAGAGGGCTGCTCTCTGAGCGTGCTCTGTGACGAGGTTTTGCATGTGGTGGACACCATGCACCAGGGTCACAGTGAGTGGCTGTGTGCCAGAGTCGACCCCTACACCGGGACAGACCTGCCCGAGGGAGGAACCATCCCCTGTTACTCACG ggcccaGCAGCTACTCCTGGTCAAGATTCAGAAGTTGGTTTGTCGAAGCGGGAAAGAGGACAGCGAAATCCAGCGCAATATTAGG ACGTCCCTGCTGCCAGAAGAACCCAGCCCCTCCCAAGACACCAAGTCCAGCCCTCGCTTGTCCAGGGCCGGCCTGTTCATCACCCAGATaatacag tttgtcaGCAGAGTAGACAACAAGTACAAGCGTATGAACAGCAGTGAGCGTGTGAGGATTGTCAACTCAGGAAATGCAACCCTGCCTCGACCCGGGTTTGAGACTCTGCGACCGGAGG acctgGGGGACCCTGAGAGTGACGTGAGCCGGAGCCTGAGTCTGGTGCCGTACAGCCTGGTCACCCCGCAGCACGTGCAGAGGAGACGGCCCGTGCTGTTCAGCCCGAGCACCCTGGCCAAGACCCTCATCCAGAAGATACTGAACATGGGGGGAGCCATGGACTTCAACATCTGCAAACCAg ACACCCTGACCAGGGAAGGGTTCCTGAGGAAGCAGAGTGTTGAGCCCATCATCCACTCCAGAGAGAAACAGGCCAATATGTATGAGTGCATCACCCCAGAAAACATTGAGGCTGTTGCTTCAAAG GGTAAACACTGCCTGTTTGAAGCAGACCTCAGCTGTGTCAAAGACCTTCTGAGGAGAGAAATCTACCCCATCATCATCTACATTAAGATATGTGAGAAGAACATCAGAAGGCTACG GAAGCTGCCTCTGCGGGTGGAGTCGGAGGAAGACTTTGTGCGAGTGTGTCGGTCGAaggagaaggagctggagagagtccCCTGCCTGTATGCTAGTGTGGAGCCTGAGGCCTGGGCAGGGCCAGAGGACCTGCTCAGGATCATTAAAGACAGAATTctggaggaacagagaaagacTGTCTGGGTGGAACAGGATCTGCTgtag
- the card11 gene encoding caspase recruitment domain-containing protein 11 isoform X1 yields MENGMEAGSAGEDVEAQWERVESNRYILSRYISPGKLTPYLRQCKVLDEQDEDEVLNSLLLVSKVNRTGRLLDILHTKGERGYVVFLESLEFYYPDLYKLVTGKDPTRRFSTIVVEEGHEGLTQFLMNEVIKLQQQAKAKDVQRVDLIGKQRTLEDDYKKLNLANQELQAFQQRYNKMKEERNNYNDELLRVKEENYKLAMRYATLSEDKNMAVMRSRDLQLEIDQLKHRLNKVEEECKMERRQSLKLKNDIENRPKKEQIFELERENEVLKIKVQELQSIIQPGPLPASDKAILDILEHDRQEALEDRQYLVNRLYNLQEEVRQAEELRDKYLEEKEDLELKNSTLQKDCEMYRNRMNTITIQLEEVEKERDQAFRSRDEAQHQFSQCLMDKDKYRKHIRELEEKSDELHIEIVRKEAKIVTLESRLRRLSKDNTLTLDQSLPRDTRPPVLDEGPRPQGHSEASSDESPESFFQQTESRLKRRLNLKGGLNRVKSPVSALKAPDLQQSSEGNAGAVTGGDGDSPVQGVASTNTFPALVTGSPSQAFPSSPTYLPSPSPSPSPCPCPSPSPSSLPAMLRYRNDSMMSIVAEPPGTASMVRRTREEEHDFRPRSFSHYDFEDDNADNEFDEEVTHGPPSIHSSSSSHQSEGMDSYDLEQVNNIFRKLSLDRPFRPSLSSLSRTSSSLKPVQELSLPGDHVLNDITLVGGNDSGIFVSSVQSGSRAEKAGLREGHHLLLLEGCIRGENQSISLDTCTKEEAHWTLQRCSGSMQLHYRVNYDGMVVTTNPPASEPSSLQLIFHYPSSCLCVCMHACMCVCVCMRACVCVCVRPGYWQLQNDISEGTVVSGDSFYIRFNLNVSGQSEGCSLSVLCDEVLHVVDTMHQGHSEWLCARVDPYTGTDLPEGGTIPCYSRAQQLLLVKIQKLVCRSGKEDSEIQRNIRTSLLPEEPSPSQDTKSSPRLSRAGLFITQIIQFVSRVDNKYKRMNSSERVRIVNSGNATLPRPGFETLRPEDLGDPESDVSRSLSLVPYSLVTPQHVQRRRPVLFSPSTLAKTLIQKILNMGGAMDFNICKPDTLTREGFLRKQSVEPIIHSREKQANMYECITPENIEAVASKGKHCLFEADLSCVKDLLRREIYPIIIYIKICEKNIRRLRKLPLRVESEEDFVRVCRSKEKELERVPCLYASVEPEAWAGPEDLLRIIKDRILEEQRKTVWVEQDLL; encoded by the exons ATGGAGAACGGCATGGAGGCGGGCAGCGCGGGGGAGGATGTGGAGGCGCAGTGGGAGCGGGTGGAGAGTAACCGCTACATCCTGAGCCGCTACATCTCCCCAGGGAAGCTGACGCCGTACCTGCGCCAGTGCAAGGTCCTGGACGAGCAGGACGAGGACGAGGTGCTGAACTCTCTGCTGCTGGTCAGCAAGGTCAACCGCacag gtcgtCTGCTGGACATCCTCCACACTAAAGGTGAGCGTGGCTACGTGGTCTTCCTGGAGAGTCTGGAGTTCTACTACCCTGACCTGTACAAGCTGGTCACCGGCAAAGACCCAACACGTCGCTTCTCTACCATCGTAG TGGAGGAGGGCCATGAGGGCTTGACTCAGTTCCTGATGAACGAGGTGATCAAGCTGCAGCAGCAGGCCAAGGCTAAAGACGTGCAGCGCGTCGACCTGATCGGAAAACAGCGCACCCTGGAGGACGACTACAAAAAGCTCAATCTGGCCAACCAGGAACTGCAGGCATTCCAGCAGA GATACAACAagatgaaggaagagaggaacaacTACAACGACGAGCTGCTGCGGGTGAAGGAAGAGAACTACAagctggccatgaggtacgccACACTCAGCGAGGATAAGAACATGGCTGTAATGAGGAGCAGAGACCTGCAGCTggag attGATCAGCTGAAGCACAGGCTGAACAAGGTGGAAGAGGAGTGTAAGATGGAGCGACGGCAGAGTCTCAAACTGAAGAATGACATCGAGAATCGGCCCAAGAAAGAACAGATCTTTGAGCTGGAGCGGGAAAACGAGGTCCTGAAGATCAAAGTTCAGGAGCTACAGTCCATCATACAG ccAGGGCCTTTGCCTGCTTCCGACAAGGCGATCCTGGACATTCTGGAGCACGACAGACAGGAGGCGCTGGAGGACCGACAGTACCTGGTGAACCGCCTCTACAACCTCCAAGAAGAAGTCAGGCAGGCGGAGGAACTGAGGGACAAG tatctggaggagaaggaggatctTGAACTTAAGAATTCAACGCTACAGAAAGATTGTGAGATGTACCGTAACCGCATGAACACCATCACCAtccagctggaggaggtggagaaggagagggatcag gcCTTCCGGTCCCGGGATGAGGCCCAGCACCAGTTCTCCCAGTGTCTGATGGACAAGGATAAGTACCGGAAGCATATccgagagctggaggagaagagtgaCGAGCTGCACATCGAGATTGTACGCAAGGAGGCCAAGATCGTCACTCTGGAGTCCCGCCTGAGGCGCCTGTCCAAAGACAATACACTGACTCTAGATCAg AGTCTTCCGAGGGACACCCGCCCGCCCGTCCTGGACGAGGGGCCCAGGCCGCAGGGTCACTCTGAGGCCTCCAGCGACGAGTCTCCTGAGAGCTTCTTCCAGCAGACAGAGAGTCGCCTCAAACGCAGACTCAACCTGAAAGGAGGGCTG AACAGGGTCAAGTCTCCAGTCTCTGCCCTGAAGGCCCCGGACCTTCAGCAGAGCTCTGAGGGAAACGCTGGAGCAG TAACAGGCGGAGATGGAGATTCGCCCGTCCAGGGGGTTGCAAGCACGAACACCTTCCCCGCCCTGGTCACCGGCTCCCCCTCACaagccttcccctcctcccccacctacctgccctccccctccccctctccctccccctgcccctgcccctccccctccccctcctctcttcctgccatG CTGCGTTACCGTAACGACAGCATGATGTCCATCGTTGCCGAGCCACCAGGAACCGCATCAATGGTCCGCAGAACACGGGAAGAGGAACATGACTTCAGACCTCGCAG tTTCAGCCACTATGATTTTGAGGACGACAACGCGGACAACGAGTTTG atGAGGAGGTGACACACggccccccctccatccactcctcctcctcctcacaccagtCTGAGGGGATGGACTCCTACGACCTGGAACAGGTCAACAACATCTTCAGGAAGCTCTCTCTGGAtag gcCCTtccgtccttctctctcctctctctccaggacaaGCTCATCACTGAAGCCGGTACAGGAGCTCTCGTTGCCAGGAGACCATGTGCTGAATGACATCACACTGGTGGGCGGGAACGACAGTGGAATCTTTGTGTCGTCTGTCCAATCAGGGTCCAGAGCTGAAAAGGCGGGGCTACGTGAAGGCCACCATCTACTGCTG CTTGAGGGGTGTATCCGAGGGGAGAACCAGAGCATTTCATTGGACACCTGCACCAAGGAGGAAGCCCATTGGACGCTGCAACGTTGCAGTGGATCAATGCAGCTGCATTACAGAGTCAACTATGATGGTATGGTGGTCACCACTAACCCACCAGCCTCTGAACCATCATCCCTCCAGCTGATTTTCCATTATCCTagttcctgtttgtgtgtgtgcatgcatgcgtgcatgtgtgtgtgtgtttgcatgcgtgcatgtgtgtgtgtgtgtgtgcgtccaggtTACTGGCAGCTCCAGAATGACATCAGTGAGGGTACTGTCGTGTCTGGAGACTCATTCTACATCCGCTTTAACCTGAACGTGTCCGGCCAATCAGAGGGCTGCTCTCTGAGCGTGCTCTGTGACGAGGTTTTGCATGTGGTGGACACCATGCACCAGGGTCACAGTGAGTGGCTGTGTGCCAGAGTCGACCCCTACACCGGGACAGACCTGCCCGAGGGAGGAACCATCCCCTGTTACTCACG ggcccaGCAGCTACTCCTGGTCAAGATTCAGAAGTTGGTTTGTCGAAGCGGGAAAGAGGACAGCGAAATCCAGCGCAATATTAGG ACGTCCCTGCTGCCAGAAGAACCCAGCCCCTCCCAAGACACCAAGTCCAGCCCTCGCTTGTCCAGGGCCGGCCTGTTCATCACCCAGATaatacag tttgtcaGCAGAGTAGACAACAAGTACAAGCGTATGAACAGCAGTGAGCGTGTGAGGATTGTCAACTCAGGAAATGCAACCCTGCCTCGACCCGGGTTTGAGACTCTGCGACCGGAGG acctgGGGGACCCTGAGAGTGACGTGAGCCGGAGCCTGAGTCTGGTGCCGTACAGCCTGGTCACCCCGCAGCACGTGCAGAGGAGACGGCCCGTGCTGTTCAGCCCGAGCACCCTGGCCAAGACCCTCATCCAGAAGATACTGAACATGGGGGGAGCCATGGACTTCAACATCTGCAAACCAg ACACCCTGACCAGGGAAGGGTTCCTGAGGAAGCAGAGTGTTGAGCCCATCATCCACTCCAGAGAGAAACAGGCCAATATGTATGAGTGCATCACCCCAGAAAACATTGAGGCTGTTGCTTCAAAG GGTAAACACTGCCTGTTTGAAGCAGACCTCAGCTGTGTCAAAGACCTTCTGAGGAGAGAAATCTACCCCATCATCATCTACATTAAGATATGTGAGAAGAACATCAGAAGGCTACG GAAGCTGCCTCTGCGGGTGGAGTCGGAGGAAGACTTTGTGCGAGTGTGTCGGTCGAaggagaaggagctggagagagtccCCTGCCTGTATGCTAGTGTGGAGCCTGAGGCCTGGGCAGGGCCAGAGGACCTGCTCAGGATCATTAAAGACAGAATTctggaggaacagagaaagacTGTCTGGGTGGAACAGGATCTGCTgtag